The following coding sequences are from one Streptomyces sp. NBC_01294 window:
- a CDS encoding phosphoribosyltransferase, producing the protein MSDGVRENLDYEGFGRAVRELAQTIADDGYEPDIILSIARGGVFVAGGLAYALDCKNIHLVNVEFYTGVGTTLEMPVMLAPVPEAIDFTDKKVLIADDVADTGKTLKLVHDFCLGHVAEVRSAVIYEKSHSLVKCEYVWKKTDEWINFPWSVEPPVVKREGQVLDA; encoded by the coding sequence ATGAGTGACGGAGTACGCGAGAACCTCGACTACGAGGGGTTCGGACGCGCAGTGCGCGAGCTGGCGCAGACGATCGCCGACGACGGCTACGAGCCCGACATCATCCTGAGCATCGCCCGCGGCGGGGTCTTCGTCGCCGGCGGGCTGGCGTACGCGCTCGACTGCAAGAACATCCACCTCGTGAACGTGGAGTTCTACACCGGCGTCGGCACCACGCTGGAGATGCCGGTCATGCTGGCGCCCGTGCCCGAGGCGATCGACTTCACCGACAAGAAGGTCCTCATCGCCGATGACGTGGCCGACACCGGCAAGACGTTGAAGCTCGTCCACGACTTCTGCCTGGGCCACGTCGCCGAGGTGCGCTCCGCCGTCATCTACGAGAAGTCCCACTCGCTCGTGAAGTGCGAGTACGTGTGGAAGAAGACCGACGAGTGGATCAACTTCCCCTGGTCCGTCGAACCGCCCGTCGTGAAGCGCGAGGGTCAGGTCCTCGACGCGTAG
- the dcd gene encoding dCTP deaminase, producing the protein MLLSDKDIRAEIDSGRVRIDPFEESMVQPSSIDVRLDRFFRVFENHRYAHIDPAVEQPDLTRMVEPEGDEAFILHPGEFVLASTYEVVSLPDDIASRLEGKSSLGRLGLVTHSTAGFIDPGFSGHVTLELSNLATLPIKLWPGMKIGQLCMFRLSSPAEFPYGSERYGSRYQGQRGPTASRSFQNFHRTQVRHEA; encoded by the coding sequence GTGCTTCTCTCTGACAAAGACATCCGGGCCGAGATCGACAGCGGACGGGTCCGCATCGACCCGTTCGAGGAATCGATGGTGCAGCCCTCCAGCATCGATGTACGTCTCGACCGGTTCTTCCGGGTGTTCGAGAATCACCGCTACGCCCACATCGATCCCGCGGTCGAGCAGCCCGACCTGACGCGGATGGTCGAGCCCGAAGGGGACGAGGCGTTCATTCTGCATCCGGGTGAGTTCGTCCTCGCCTCGACGTACGAGGTCGTCTCGCTGCCCGACGACATCGCCTCCAGACTGGAGGGGAAGTCCAGCCTGGGTCGCCTCGGCCTGGTGACGCACTCGACCGCCGGGTTCATCGACCCCGGGTTCTCGGGCCACGTGACCCTGGAGCTGTCGAACCTCGCGACGCTGCCGATCAAGCTCTGGCCGGGCATGAAGATCGGACAGCTGTGCATGTTCCGGCTCAGCTCGCCCGCGGAGTTCCCGTACGGCAGCGAGCGGTACGGATCCAGGTACCAGGGGCAGCGCGGACCGACCGCCTCGCGCTCCTTCCAGAATTTCCACCGCACCCAGGTGAGGCACGAGGCATGA
- a CDS encoding sensor histidine kinase — MRAPQALWLLLPACAATVDIAVQLEWAYADTNDSRKLFWATVALCALPVVVLARRRWPIATFLTTLPGMYLDSCIPSMIALYTVALMTTRRKVVTVCTVVFLLWSGYTLNPEEATWDNPTDYFILMDAFAQAILPVALGLLVSSRAELTARVADLAAARSREDALSAERLLVAERTRLAREMHDVVAHQVSLISVEAAALQMTTSDPAVRDSACAVRTMAARTLDELRQMVGVLRDGGNRADTGAPQPRLADLPQLIRECQLEVEARIDPRLLQPATGSPSQWPTLVQHAVYRTVQEALTNIRKHAPGAVVSVRLHKSDGHLCLRIHNGPPGLPDPHPTRTCPPAATASSGWRNAPTSSAVPSRPAPPTTAGIS, encoded by the coding sequence GTGAGGGCACCCCAGGCCCTGTGGCTGCTGCTCCCAGCGTGCGCCGCCACCGTCGACATCGCCGTCCAGTTGGAATGGGCGTACGCCGACACGAACGACTCCCGGAAGCTGTTCTGGGCGACGGTGGCCCTGTGCGCGCTGCCCGTGGTCGTGCTGGCCCGGCGTCGCTGGCCGATCGCCACGTTCCTCACGACCCTGCCCGGGATGTACCTGGACAGTTGCATCCCCAGCATGATCGCGCTGTACACGGTGGCGCTCATGACCACCCGTCGCAAAGTGGTCACCGTGTGCACCGTCGTGTTCCTCCTCTGGAGCGGCTACACGCTGAACCCCGAGGAAGCCACGTGGGACAACCCCACCGACTACTTCATCCTGATGGACGCCTTTGCCCAGGCCATCCTGCCGGTCGCGCTGGGCCTGCTCGTCAGCAGCCGCGCGGAACTCACCGCACGCGTCGCCGACCTCGCCGCGGCACGCTCGCGCGAGGACGCACTGTCGGCGGAGCGGCTGCTGGTGGCCGAGCGCACCCGCCTGGCCCGTGAGATGCACGACGTCGTGGCCCATCAGGTGAGCCTGATCAGCGTCGAGGCCGCCGCGCTGCAGATGACCACGTCCGACCCCGCGGTGCGGGATTCCGCCTGCGCCGTGCGCACCATGGCCGCCCGCACTTTGGACGAGCTGCGCCAGATGGTGGGGGTCCTGCGGGACGGCGGCAACCGCGCTGACACCGGTGCGCCCCAGCCCCGGCTCGCCGACCTTCCGCAGCTCATCCGCGAGTGCCAGCTCGAGGTCGAGGCGCGGATCGACCCTCGCCTCCTTCAGCCTGCCACCGGCTCCCCGAGCCAGTGGCCCACCTTGGTCCAGCACGCGGTGTACCGCACGGTCCAGGAAGCTCTGACCAACATCCGCAAGCACGCGCCGGGGGCCGTCGTCAGCGTGCGGCTCCACAAGTCGGACGGACACCTGTGCCTCCGGATTCACAACGGCCCGCCGGGCCTCCCCGACCCGCACCCGACCCGGACCTGCCCTCCGGCGGCTACGGCCTCATCGGGCTGGCGGAACGCGCCCACCTCGTCGGCGGTACCTTCGAGGCCCGCCCCACCGACGACGGCGGGCATCTCGTGA
- a CDS encoding DUF5819 family protein, which produces MTRRAALLIGAALLGLHFAAAAFSQMPLTPMKIRYYNKVATYLEPYSAQNWMLFAPDPLSENRGILARAQCRDGSVTSFYDVTAKYIAAAQSSRFFPSRMSRLVTGNMQQLSGSDAVLARLRESERAKNKTELPLMPHEKTSQQEALRFVSRYSLTQLPASTCGDGSPPEQVQVRMYIQTLPPWSERHDPAAEGQVDAYDMEWMKAGDLL; this is translated from the coding sequence TTGACCAGGAGGGCGGCACTGCTCATCGGTGCCGCCCTCCTGGGCCTTCACTTCGCCGCCGCGGCCTTCTCCCAGATGCCCCTCACACCGATGAAGATCCGGTACTACAACAAGGTCGCCACCTATCTGGAGCCGTACTCCGCCCAGAACTGGATGCTCTTCGCACCCGACCCGCTGTCGGAGAACAGGGGAATCCTGGCCCGGGCGCAATGCCGGGACGGCTCGGTCACCTCCTTCTACGACGTGACGGCGAAGTACATAGCAGCGGCGCAGAGCAGCAGGTTCTTCCCCTCGCGCATGTCTCGGCTGGTGACCGGGAACATGCAGCAGCTGAGCGGTTCGGACGCCGTGCTGGCCCGGCTGCGGGAGTCCGAGCGGGCGAAGAACAAGACCGAACTGCCCCTCATGCCCCACGAGAAGACCTCCCAGCAGGAAGCCCTGCGCTTCGTTTCCCGCTACTCCCTGACGCAGTTGCCGGCCAGCACGTGCGGCGACGGCTCCCCTCCCGAGCAGGTGCAGGTCCGCATGTACATCCAGACGCTCCCCCCGTGGTCGGAGCGGCACGATCCCGCTGCGGAAGGCCAGGTCGACGCCTACGACATGGAATGGATGAAGGCCGGGGATCTCCTGTGA